A genomic segment from Perca flavescens isolate YP-PL-M2 chromosome 13, PFLA_1.0, whole genome shotgun sequence encodes:
- the LOC114566364 gene encoding claudin-3, which yields MSMGMEIVGIALGVIGFIIAIVTCVLPMWRVTAFIGANIITAQTIWEGLWMNCVTQSTGQMQCKIYDSMLALPQELQASRAMTIVAIILGVLGVMISIVGAKCTNCIDDEPSKAKVMIIAGIFFVLAGLLVLIPVSWTASVLIQDFYNPLLISEQKRELGASLYIGWGAAILLLIGGAMLCSSCPPKEKQYKPPRMAYSAPRSTSAGGGYDRKDYV from the coding sequence ATGTCGATGGGCATGGAGATCGTGGGCATAGCCCTTGGAGTCATTGGTTTTATCATTGCAATAGTGACATGCGTCCTGCCAATGTGGAGGGTGACAGCTTTCATCGGAGCCAATATCATCACTGCTCAGACCATCTGGGAAGGTTTATGGATGAACTGTGTCACCCAGAGCACTGGCCAGATGCAATGCAAGATCTACGACTCAATGCTGGCCTTGCCTCAGGAGCTGCAGGCCTCCAGAGCGATGACGATTGTCGCCATCATACTCGGGGTGCTGGGGGTCATGATCTCCATCGTCGGCGCCAAGTGCACCAACTGCATCGATGACGAGCCATCCAAGGCCAAAGTGATGATCATCGCTGGAATCTTCTTTGTCCTCGCGGGCCTTTTGGTCCTCATCCCCGTCTCCTGGACAGCCAGCGTCCTCATCCAGGATTTCTACAACCCCTTGCTGATCAGCGAGCAGAAGAGGGAGCTGGGTGCATCGCTCTACATCGGCTGGGGGGCAGCCATCCTGCTCCTGATTGGTGGGGCAATGCTGTGCAGCAGCTGCCCACCAAAAGAGAAGCAGTACAAGCCGCCCCGGATGGCCTACTCCGCCCCGCGCAGCACCAGTGCAGGCGGAGGGTACGACAGGAAAGACTATGTTTGA
- the abhd11 gene encoding sn-1-specific diacylglycerol lipase ABHD11 yields MSALCRLIQRGLLSCRPSCRLFPGQQDVCGVAPGVRTASSSSPVNLTYDVFDGKGESTPLVFLHGLFGSKSNFHSIAKSLVQRTGRKVLTVDARNHGSSPHSSELTYEAMTDDLKHLLAQLHIEKCVLIGHSMGGKTAMTTALTQSGLVERLVVVDISPAQTTTRTNFRSYIQAMQKLKISSDIPRSTARRMAEDQLRSLVKERSVRQFLLTNLVEHNGHYAWRVNLAAISAHLDDIMSFPNFNTVYDGPTLFLGGASSAYISSDDYPEIQRLFPNADIQYIPDASHWIHADKPLDFISSIISFLQS; encoded by the exons ATGAGTGCTTTGTGTCGCCTGATCCAGAGAGGACTGCTGAGTTGCCGGCCGTCGTGTCGTTTATTCCCCGGACAGCAGGATGTGTGCGGGGTGGCTCCCGGTGTCCGTACAGCCAGCTCATCCAG CCCAGTCAACTTGACCTATGATGTCTTCGATGGGAAGGGAGAGAGCACTCCCCTGGTGTTTCTCCATGGCCTTTTTGGCAGCAAATCCAACTTTCACTCAATCGCGAAGTCCTTGGTGCAGCGCACAGGCCGAAAG GTGCTGACTGTAGATGCCCGTAACCATGGCAGCAGCCCTCACAGCTCAGAGCTGACATATGAAGCGATGACCGATGATTTGAAACACCTCCTCGCCCAGCTGCACATTGAGAAGTGTGTCCTCATCGGCCACAGCATGGGAGGGAAAACAGCCATGACGACCGCCCTGACGCAG tCTGGTTTAGTGGAGAGGCTGGTGGTAGTGGACATCAGTCCAGCCCAGACCACCACACGCACCAACTTCCGCTCTTACATCCAGGCCATGCAGAAGCTGAAGATCTCCAGTGACATCCCACGTTCCACTGCCAGGCGGATGGCCGAGGATCAGCTGCGCAGTTTGGTCAAG GAGCGCTCGGTGCGTCAGTTCCTGCTGACTAACCTAGTGGAGCACAATGGCCACTATGCCTGGAGGGTCAACCTGGCGGCCATCTCGGCGCACCTTGATGACATCATGAGCTTCCCCAACTTTAACACTGTCTATGATGGACCTACACTGTTTTTGGGTGGAGCCAGTTCTGCTTATATCAG CTCCGACGATTACCCAGAAATCCAGAGGCTGTTCCCTAACGCTGACATCCAGTACATCCCAGACGCAAGCCACTGGATCCATGCAGATAAACCCTTAGATTTCATCAGCTCCATCATCTCCTTTCTCCAGTCCTAG